From the Pedobacter cryoconitis genome, one window contains:
- a CDS encoding cysteine hydrolase family protein gives MEQNKQNTALLVMDMQSGISGMMEPQVVTSITATIASAIAHARKQGIPVIYVTISFRAGLPEISSNNKSFSAGKERFKTLNMEEFAKILPELAPQENEVVVVKRRFSAFTGSDLEVNLRAAGIQHMVLTGVSTSGVVLSTLREAADKDYQLTVLADCCADGDEEVHRLLVDKVFPRQADILTAAEWCEKTQ, from the coding sequence ATGGAACAGAACAAACAAAATACAGCATTGCTGGTCATGGATATGCAATCCGGGATCTCTGGTATGATGGAACCGCAGGTGGTTACCTCAATCACTGCGACTATAGCCAGTGCAATTGCACATGCCCGTAAACAGGGAATCCCTGTCATTTATGTGACTATCAGCTTTAGAGCTGGATTACCAGAAATAAGCAGTAACAATAAGAGTTTTAGTGCAGGTAAAGAAAGATTTAAGACATTAAATATGGAAGAGTTTGCGAAGATCCTTCCGGAACTTGCCCCGCAGGAAAATGAAGTAGTTGTGGTTAAACGTCGTTTCAGCGCCTTTACAGGCAGTGATCTGGAAGTGAACTTAAGAGCTGCCGGAATTCAGCATATGGTACTCACAGGTGTTTCCACCAGCGGTGTAGTGCTTTCTACCTTACGTGAAGCAGCAGATAAAGATTACCAGCTTACTGTATTGGCTGATTGCTGCGCGGATGGCGATGAGGAAGTACACCGGCTATTGGTGGACAAAGTTTTTCCGCGTCAGGCGGATATATTAACAGCCGCAGAATGGTGCGAAAAAACGCAATAG
- a CDS encoding GMC oxidoreductase, with product MDRKQFIKNNIVLSIGLTASKLGSAFPLPIKKEAEHHRVIVIGTGYGAAVAALRLAEKGIKVLMLEMGMDWPATKDHTTFSKLIFPDKRSTWLKSHSILPFANVFTFKKYTGVLDRMDFDHLKVYVGRGVGGGSLVNGGMAVVPKRAYFESILPEVNASEMYEKYFPLANKMLKVNSISPGFFESTPYYKFARTARDQAHKAGYKTVFVPNVYDFGYMEKESRKEVYQSALNGEVVYGNNAGKQSLDKTYLAAALKTNKVEIRPMHSVRSIHQTDTGYKLEVDQLNTEGNTESAQDFNCDYLFVCAGSMGTSQLMVKAKATGTLPKLNQEIGEGWGNNGNVMAGRNFIKQGTGSKQSCIPTMAIDDWDNKEHPVFAEISPMPMKMETWTSLYLAITKNPNRGKFIYNSLTNKVLLKIPEDFSTDALATVKNLMDKLNKENGGTPARLLFKNGINGEICYHPLGGCVIGKATDLYGRFKGYSKLYTCDGSLLPGSTGVNPFVTITAIAERNIEKIIAEDFS from the coding sequence ATGGATCGTAAACAGTTTATTAAAAATAATATTGTCTTGAGTATTGGACTGACCGCCTCAAAATTAGGATCAGCCTTTCCACTGCCCATAAAAAAAGAAGCTGAGCACCATCGTGTAATTGTTATTGGTACTGGTTACGGTGCAGCTGTTGCCGCTTTACGCCTTGCTGAGAAAGGTATAAAAGTACTCATGCTGGAAATGGGTATGGACTGGCCGGCTACTAAAGATCACACTACTTTCTCTAAATTGATTTTCCCGGATAAACGGTCTACCTGGTTAAAGTCTCATAGTATTCTTCCTTTTGCCAATGTTTTTACTTTCAAAAAGTATACAGGTGTACTGGACAGAATGGATTTTGATCACCTCAAAGTTTATGTAGGCAGAGGGGTTGGTGGTGGCTCACTGGTGAATGGCGGGATGGCTGTGGTTCCTAAAAGAGCTTATTTTGAAAGTATCCTTCCCGAAGTCAATGCCAGTGAAATGTATGAAAAGTACTTTCCTCTGGCTAACAAAATGCTGAAAGTGAATTCTATTTCACCTGGATTCTTCGAGTCTACCCCCTATTATAAATTTGCACGTACAGCAAGAGATCAGGCGCACAAAGCCGGTTATAAAACTGTTTTTGTTCCCAATGTTTATGATTTCGGATATATGGAAAAAGAGAGCCGGAAAGAAGTTTATCAGTCTGCTTTAAACGGCGAGGTTGTCTATGGAAATAATGCGGGGAAACAGAGTCTGGACAAAACTTATCTAGCTGCTGCTTTAAAGACAAATAAGGTAGAAATCAGGCCAATGCATAGTGTAAGATCCATTCATCAAACCGATACAGGCTATAAACTGGAGGTAGATCAGCTTAATACGGAAGGCAATACCGAGTCCGCACAGGATTTTAACTGTGATTATCTTTTCGTTTGCGCAGGCAGCATGGGAACTTCTCAGCTGATGGTAAAGGCAAAAGCAACAGGTACCCTGCCTAAGCTTAACCAGGAAATTGGTGAAGGATGGGGAAATAATGGAAATGTAATGGCCGGAAGAAATTTCATTAAGCAAGGTACAGGCAGTAAACAATCTTGTATCCCGACCATGGCTATTGATGATTGGGATAATAAAGAACATCCCGTTTTCGCGGAGATTTCGCCTATGCCGATGAAAATGGAAACCTGGACTTCCTTATATCTGGCCATTACCAAAAATCCTAACCGTGGAAAGTTCATTTATAATAGCCTGACGAATAAAGTACTGCTGAAGATCCCTGAAGACTTTAGTACGGATGCTCTGGCTACCGTCAAAAACCTGATGGATAAATTGAATAAGGAAAATGGAGGCACACCTGCCCGTTTATTATTCAAGAATGGTATTAACGGGGAAATCTGTTACCATCCTTTAGGGGGCTGCGTAATCGGCAAGGCGACCGATTTATATGGCAGATTCAAAGGTTACAGTAAATTGTATACTTGTGATGGATCATTATTGCCTGGCAGTACCGGAGTAAACCCTTTTGTCACGATTACCGCAATAGCCGAAAGAAATATAGAGAAAATAATAGCAGAGGATTTTAGTTAA
- a CDS encoding DUF6443 domain-containing protein, protein MKNRLILFSLRVLVLFAILFISFNTDSIAQNLSFNKYNGEKEIAATESIKLTNGFLVPKGSTFRAYITNVNCAPLASVPSVDQNYIVSNYIKKQFITDASQLSGLNICELNQTIQYFDGLGRLAQTVAVKESPAQKDVVLPVVYDDAGREATIPFLCRSGYSKW, encoded by the coding sequence ATGAAAAACAGACTAATTTTATTTTCACTTAGGGTTTTAGTACTATTCGCTATATTATTTATCTCCTTCAATACTGATAGTATAGCTCAAAATTTGAGTTTTAATAAATACAATGGAGAGAAGGAGATTGCCGCGACTGAAAGTATTAAACTGACTAATGGTTTTCTTGTACCTAAAGGAAGCACCTTCAGGGCTTATATTACAAATGTTAATTGTGCACCACTTGCTTCAGTTCCTAGTGTGGACCAGAATTATATAGTAAGTAATTATATAAAGAAACAATTTATCACTGATGCCAGTCAGCTATCCGGGTTAAATATTTGTGAGCTAAATCAGACTATTCAATATTTTGATGGTTTGGGAAGACTTGCTCAGACAGTAGCTGTAAAAGAAAGTCCTGCCCAGAAAGATGTGGTGCTGCCGGTAGTTTATGATGATGCAGGACGGGAGGCAACAATACCTTTCTTATGCAGATCCGGGTATAGCAAATGGTAG